The following is a genomic window from Benincasa hispida cultivar B227 chromosome 7, ASM972705v1, whole genome shotgun sequence.
AAATGTTAATGTAGTTACCTTCTTGAGGTATGTTTATAGTTAAGGGTGAGTATGATAGATTGAAAAATGGAACCAACCAATCGAATCGAAGTCGGTCAATTGGTGTCGATTTGGAAAAATTCTAAatcaacaaattttaaaaagaaaataaaaaataaaatcgatCAAAGCGACCAACTATTAGTCTTTGACAGTCGAAGTCGATTTGAACATTTACTAAACTGATCATAGTCGGTTCGGTGGCGGTTTGGTCGAAAGTCGATCCGAACGGATTGATATTTACccctaaattaaaaattaagttcatATATAAACGCCATTTTcacctttaaatttctttatttcgTTATCTATTTTAAAATACCAATGTTTTAaactaagtcaaattttaaaaactaaaaaatcattgtttttgtttttgaaatttagttaaataCAACTCtgtgaattaaatgaaaatataataaaaaattgaaaggaaataaaattaatttccaaaaatcaaaaaacAAATTACTACCAAAtgataacttatttttttttttgtttttttgttttttttttttttggaagacaCCATCCATTCATATGAAAGACGACAATCAAGGATGGAATCATTGGGAGACACCACCACAGTAGTTGAAAAGTATAACAGTAGACATATTATGGAGTCACAGTCCACTCAATAATTTGATAAAAGTGTTTACATTTGACAACTTTATCGAATTAATGGGCTGACCAGCTAGTTTTACACCCGATTTTCGACTCTTCCacgaaaactaaaagaaaacatGGTTGAAAAATCGAACGGGGAAACCATTTTTAATAACAACATGAACAAATGTGGTCAAAATCACAAAGAAAACAGAAATGTAAAGCAACTAGAGAGAACACAAACAAAAGAGGATCAAATCCCTAAAATTCGGGGAACTCAACAGAAGAAGCACAATTTTCATCAGGGAAGATTGGGCAGTCAATGAAGTTGGAGGCAGACGAATCAACACACAAGTAAATCTCATACAACTGACTGTTGCCTGATTCATCCACATTGCAAGTTATTCCAGGGCTCAGCTTAATTCCTTGTTCTATGGCACTCTTAATCTTATTCAAACTGTAGTAACTTCCATCTGGGTTTATTCCTATGAAAAAGACACAACCCCATTATTCAATTTTACAACTTTTACTCGATTTTTATGATGGGCTTAACTTTGAACATGATTTTGGATTACCTGCTGTTCGAAGAGCTTGGAGGATGTTGGCTTGGTTTTTAAGGTTGAGAGTGGTTTCAAAATATCCATGTTGGTCTAAAACAGATTCTGCACAAGTTCCATGTTTGTTCCACTCATGTGCCCAAAATTTTGTGCTGTCGCTGCTTGGACAGGCAAGTGATGGCCAATTCTTCTGCATGCTGCCCATCAAATCTGATATCTGTATCACAAAAAATTAGCATCGTTTCATGATCATTTAACTCAcgacaatatttttaaaattcttttgtaaattaactatttttttcaaCAAAGTTGGCTAAGAATATGAATTTGAATATGTGAGAAAACAAACTTTtcgaaaaaataaataattatcaaacaagaactaaattataaaattgtatctttaaaaaaatttctataaGTGATTATGGATAGAGacaataaaatcaattaatactTCTACATATCATAATATATAATGTTTGTGTATCatattctaataaaaaaaattaaaaatatttttaaaaattatgtttatttacACCTAACAAATTGTGACTTCTGACCTcttaaaattatccaaaatgTCTAATATCAATAGAAATGTTTTACCTCACGTTGCAAACAATTATTTATACTAATGGGGTAGCAAATGAATACTATACCAAAAATTTAACAATTGATTTTCACAGCCAAAGAAAATGAAGAGAAGCAagaagcaagtgggagataactTTAAATACCTTGGTTCGATCGAAGGGGTTGGATGAGTCACAATTAGAAGGGTAAGTGCCATCGTTATAATTAGGCCAAAGCCCATGAATTTTGAAGTCAGCACTTGGTTTTCCA
Proteins encoded in this region:
- the LOC120081839 gene encoding extracellular ribonuclease LE-like: MGFFTRFVLINLVIFQCFSLLCFAQDFDFFYFVQSWPGSYCDTGRSCCHPQSGKPSADFKIHGLWPNYNDGTYPSNCDSSNPFDRTKISDLMGSMQKNWPSLACPSSDSTKFWAHEWNKHGTCAESVLDQHGYFETTLNLKNQANILQALRTAGINPDGSYYSLNKIKSAIEQGIKLSPGITCNVDESGNSQLYEIYLCVDSSASNFIDCPIFPDENCASSVEFPEF